One window of the Asticcacaulis sp. SL142 genome contains the following:
- a CDS encoding TonB-dependent receptor family protein — MTKLSCALLTSASLLALPVYTHAAEAETDIPTVIVTANASSEDPSVVKTTREKLARTPGAVSVVANETYSNSYAMGLFDTLKNVSGVFAQKKFGEDSRFSIRGSGIGNNTHNRGTWLSVDGIPLNQADGSGDFQEIDPLSARYIEVYKGGNALRFGGSQLGGAVNYVTPTGYDAGYRSLLRVEGGSFGTARAHVAYADVIGDYDLYLATTVLRADGWRDNADQEAKRLTLNLGRRFGDNRSVRFIFQGNDLDQRISGALSQTEALTTPEMTNAPNYAAVKYGRNVKSARGTLQTDWQINEDWRFEGGVYAAWKHLIHPISIHIDQQSQNYGAFGRFDGKGEIGGKAYDLFIGANYRKGLVDSHTTTNVLGSPGMVIGEAVQNSESWDVFAEGRLFVTDQLALITGGSYGWTKRDYINHLNIANNADKDFDWFAPRIGFMWQNETGHQVFANITKSVEAPNYGALVQSPLPQFVNVQPQEAVTAEIGTRGRSAHFVWDASIYRAEIDGEMLTYIPVDAGLPAATFNAQNTIHQGLETALDWKIGTIGGWSTVLRQTYTWSDFKFDGDKVYSDNQLPVVPEHYYRGEMSFSHGNGWRVAPSVEWVPEDVWVDFANTTKAPSYTVWNLSVSKRLSPSIEIYVDARNLGDERYISSVNSVTDFTKVAASARRVFWPGEGRAVIVGIKLMSR, encoded by the coding sequence ATGACAAAATTATCCTGTGCGCTGCTGACCAGCGCATCCCTGCTTGCCCTGCCGGTTTATACTCATGCCGCAGAGGCCGAGACTGATATCCCGACCGTTATCGTCACTGCCAACGCGTCTTCAGAAGACCCCAGTGTCGTCAAAACCACCCGTGAAAAGCTGGCCCGCACGCCGGGCGCCGTCTCGGTGGTCGCCAATGAGACCTATAGCAACAGCTATGCTATGGGCCTGTTTGATACCCTGAAAAATGTCTCCGGCGTGTTTGCCCAAAAGAAGTTCGGTGAAGACAGCCGCTTTTCGATTCGCGGCTCCGGTATCGGCAACAACACCCACAACCGGGGCACATGGCTGAGTGTTGACGGCATCCCCCTCAATCAGGCCGATGGCTCAGGTGATTTTCAGGAAATCGATCCGTTATCCGCCCGTTATATCGAGGTTTACAAGGGTGGAAATGCCTTGCGCTTCGGTGGCTCTCAGCTTGGCGGCGCGGTCAACTATGTCACCCCCACCGGCTATGATGCCGGATACCGCAGTCTTTTGCGCGTCGAAGGCGGCTCATTCGGCACGGCCCGCGCCCATGTGGCCTATGCCGATGTTATTGGCGATTACGACCTTTATCTGGCCACAACCGTGCTTCGTGCCGATGGCTGGCGCGACAATGCCGATCAGGAAGCTAAGCGGTTGACCTTAAACCTCGGCCGCCGTTTCGGTGATAATCGGTCTGTGCGCTTCATTTTTCAGGGCAATGACCTTGATCAGCGTATTTCAGGCGCGCTTAGTCAGACAGAGGCTCTGACGACACCGGAAATGACCAACGCGCCCAACTACGCCGCCGTCAAATACGGTCGCAATGTGAAGTCTGCGCGCGGCACCTTGCAAACCGACTGGCAAATCAATGAGGACTGGCGCTTTGAAGGCGGTGTCTATGCGGCCTGGAAACATCTGATCCACCCTATCTCAATCCACATCGACCAGCAGTCCCAGAATTACGGGGCCTTTGGCCGCTTTGATGGCAAGGGTGAAATCGGCGGTAAGGCCTATGACCTGTTCATCGGCGCCAACTACCGTAAAGGTCTGGTCGATAGCCACACAACCACCAATGTGTTGGGCTCACCCGGCATGGTCATAGGCGAAGCGGTTCAAAACTCTGAAAGCTGGGATGTATTCGCCGAAGGCCGTCTGTTTGTCACCGACCAACTGGCTTTGATCACGGGTGGTTCCTACGGCTGGACTAAGCGCGATTACATAAACCACCTGAATATTGCCAACAACGCTGATAAGGATTTTGACTGGTTCGCGCCACGCATCGGATTTATGTGGCAGAACGAAACCGGCCATCAGGTCTTTGCCAATATCACCAAATCGGTCGAAGCGCCCAACTATGGTGCGTTGGTTCAAAGCCCATTGCCGCAGTTTGTGAATGTGCAACCGCAAGAGGCTGTGACCGCTGAAATCGGCACCCGCGGACGCAGCGCGCATTTCGTCTGGGATGCATCCATATACCGTGCCGAAATCGACGGTGAAATGCTGACCTATATTCCGGTCGATGCGGGCCTTCCGGCGGCAACCTTCAATGCGCAAAACACAATCCATCAGGGCTTAGAGACCGCACTGGACTGGAAAATCGGAACTATTGGCGGGTGGTCGACTGTCCTTCGCCAGACCTACACTTGGTCTGATTTCAAATTCGATGGCGATAAGGTCTATAGCGACAATCAGTTACCGGTGGTGCCTGAGCATTATTACCGCGGTGAGATGTCTTTCAGTCATGGAAATGGCTGGCGGGTAGCCCCGTCGGTAGAATGGGTACCAGAAGACGTGTGGGTTGATTTCGCCAACACCACAAAGGCACCGAGCTACACCGTCTGGAACCTGTCGGTGTCCAAACGTCTGAGCCCCTCAATCGAAATTTATGTCGATGCCCGTAATCTTGGCGACGAGCGCTATATCTCAAGCGTCAATTCTGTGACCGACTTTACCAAGGTCGCGGCCTCTGCCCGGAGAGTGTTCTGGCCCGGCGAAGGTCGGGCGGTAATTGTCGGCATCAAACTGATGAGCCGATAA
- a CDS encoding PepSY-associated TM helix domain-containing protein: MEPVANDKVRRRIIDYRMIWRWHFYAGLFCIPFIIILTLTGTTYLFKPQIEAALEAKYNNLTFDGAPKPVSQQIYTAMHAMHGATLTQVDIRDNPHDALRVTLNDGGELYRLYVHPQSLDILKAQPLDERFMAIIKNIHGELTIGKPGEIIVELAASWAIVLIVTGLYLWWPRQVTGWAGILWPRLNGGSRLFWRDIHAVTGIYISTFALILLLSGLPWTSVWGTGFKAVVAATKPASAKAEWSSNRAQDKQQAKADHTHHGQGAPAKGMGADMGTDLTGIDALLPIVRSLNVPAPVVIKPDGDRLWQAASTTQNLTARRTVTLSADTGEVVKQTGFAEKAFMDKVVLTAISLHEGHLFGWFNQLLGLLTALGLLTLSVSAVIMWWSKRPVDRLGAPATLDGKPGGRLLLIIVFMAAFLPVMAISLILIAVLERFVLRCIPPVRDWLGLT, encoded by the coding sequence ATGGAACCGGTGGCAAACGATAAGGTTCGCCGCCGGATCATCGATTATCGGATGATCTGGCGATGGCATTTTTATGCAGGCTTATTCTGCATTCCGTTCATTATTATTCTGACGCTGACGGGCACGACCTACCTGTTCAAGCCGCAGATCGAGGCGGCGTTAGAAGCCAAATACAATAATCTGACCTTTGACGGCGCCCCCAAGCCCGTCAGTCAGCAGATTTATACGGCCATGCACGCTATGCATGGCGCCACGCTGACGCAGGTAGACATCCGCGACAATCCCCATGATGCGTTGCGGGTAACGCTAAACGATGGCGGGGAACTGTACCGTCTCTATGTCCACCCCCAGAGTCTGGATATCCTCAAAGCCCAACCCCTAGATGAGCGCTTTATGGCCATCATCAAAAACATCCACGGTGAACTGACTATAGGCAAGCCCGGTGAGATCATTGTTGAATTGGCTGCCTCCTGGGCCATCGTCCTGATTGTAACAGGACTTTATCTCTGGTGGCCGCGTCAGGTCACGGGTTGGGCGGGCATACTATGGCCACGATTGAATGGTGGATCGCGCCTGTTCTGGCGCGATATTCATGCGGTGACAGGGATTTATATCTCCACCTTCGCCCTGATACTCCTGCTTTCAGGTCTGCCGTGGACTTCGGTATGGGGTACAGGCTTCAAGGCGGTGGTGGCCGCAACCAAGCCCGCTTCCGCCAAAGCCGAATGGAGTAGCAACCGCGCCCAGGACAAACAACAGGCTAAGGCCGACCACACCCACCATGGCCAAGGAGCCCCCGCAAAGGGTATGGGGGCCGATATGGGCACAGATCTGACCGGCATAGACGCTTTGCTGCCCATAGTGCGCTCGCTTAACGTGCCCGCACCCGTTGTCATCAAGCCTGATGGGGATCGCTTGTGGCAGGCAGCCTCTACTACACAAAACTTGACCGCCCGTCGCACAGTAACCTTAAGTGCGGATACTGGTGAAGTCGTCAAACAAACCGGCTTTGCCGAAAAAGCCTTTATGGATAAGGTCGTCCTGACGGCGATTTCATTGCATGAAGGCCATTTGTTCGGCTGGTTCAATCAGTTACTGGGACTTCTTACCGCACTGGGTTTACTGACCTTAAGTGTGAGCGCCGTCATCATGTGGTGGTCAAAACGGCCGGTTGACAGGTTGGGAGCACCCGCAACGCTTGACGGAAAACCTGGCGGTCGTCTACTGCTCATCATAGTGTTCATGGCGGCTTTTCTACCAGTTATGGCCATAAGCCTTATACTTATCGCTGTGCTGGAACGGTTTGTCTTGAGGTGCATTCCGCCGGTCAGAGATTGGTTGGGGCTCACCTAA
- the lpdA gene encoding dihydrolipoyl dehydrogenase, which translates to MSYDLVVIGSGPGGYEGAIRASQNGLKVAIVEREALGGICLNWGCIPAKALLKSAEVYDKLHHLEDYGLSASNPGYDFEKVIQRSRGVTKTMSGGVAYLMKKNKIDVIEGSAVLEPGKDAPKVVVTLKAGGTQTIEAKNVMLAVGARAREIPAIGAVSDGERIWTYRNALAPKSQPKSLIIIGSGAIGIEFASFYKALGTEVTVVEAMDRILPVEDHEVSAEALKAFKKRGINFRVGAKVTKIEKPTKGVAVHVEVAGKSEILTAEGCIVAVGIVANTDGIGLEKLGVVMDRGHVKNDSHGKTNVKGLYAIGDCAGPPWLAHKASHEAVHAADYMAGRKLSNLNPPIPGCTYATPEVASVGITEQAAKEQKLDVKIGRFPFRANGRAVASSETLGFVKVIFEKTTGALLGAHMIGANVTEMVQGFCLAITMEATEEDLQGTVFPHPTMSEAILEASLDADGRVINT; encoded by the coding sequence ATGTCTTATGATCTCGTTGTTATCGGTTCCGGCCCCGGCGGTTATGAAGGTGCCATTCGTGCCTCTCAGAATGGCCTTAAGGTCGCCATCGTCGAGCGTGAAGCCCTGGGTGGCATCTGCCTGAACTGGGGCTGCATCCCGGCCAAGGCGCTGCTGAAATCGGCCGAAGTCTATGATAAGCTTCACCATCTTGAGGATTACGGACTTTCGGCATCAAACCCCGGCTATGATTTTGAAAAAGTCATTCAACGTTCGCGCGGCGTGACCAAGACCATGAGCGGCGGCGTCGCCTATCTCATGAAGAAAAACAAAATCGATGTCATCGAAGGCTCGGCGGTATTAGAGCCCGGTAAGGATGCACCCAAGGTTGTCGTGACGCTCAAAGCTGGCGGCACACAGACGATTGAAGCCAAGAACGTCATGCTGGCCGTTGGTGCCCGTGCGCGGGAAATTCCGGCCATCGGTGCGGTTTCTGATGGTGAGCGTATCTGGACCTATCGCAATGCCTTGGCACCAAAGTCTCAGCCGAAGTCGCTGATTATCATTGGTTCAGGCGCAATCGGCATTGAGTTTGCCAGCTTCTATAAGGCGCTGGGGACTGAGGTCACGGTCGTTGAGGCTATGGACCGCATCCTGCCGGTCGAAGATCATGAAGTATCGGCGGAGGCGCTTAAGGCCTTCAAAAAGCGTGGTATCAATTTCCGCGTCGGCGCCAAGGTCACCAAGATCGAAAAGCCCACCAAGGGCGTAGCGGTTCATGTCGAAGTCGCTGGAAAGTCAGAAATTCTGACCGCCGAAGGCTGCATTGTCGCAGTGGGTATCGTGGCTAATACTGACGGTATCGGTCTTGAAAAGCTGGGTGTGGTCATGGACCGCGGCCATGTTAAAAACGACAGCCATGGCAAGACCAATGTTAAAGGTCTTTATGCCATTGGTGACTGCGCAGGCCCGCCCTGGCTGGCGCATAAGGCCTCGCATGAAGCTGTGCATGCGGCGGACTATATGGCCGGCCGCAAGTTGTCCAATCTCAATCCGCCGATTCCGGGCTGTACCTACGCCACGCCTGAAGTTGCATCCGTTGGTATCACCGAGCAGGCGGCTAAAGAACAAAAACTCGATGTCAAAATCGGACGTTTCCCCTTCCGTGCCAATGGCCGGGCAGTGGCGTCGTCTGAGACGCTTGGTTTTGTGAAGGTCATTTTTGAGAAGACAACCGGGGCGCTTTTAGGAGCGCACATGATCGGTGCTAATGTGACCGAAATGGTTCAGGGCTTCTGTCTGGCCATCACCATGGAAGCCACAGAAGAAGACCTGCAAGGCACCGTGTTCCCGCACCCGACCATGTCGGAAGCCATCCTCGAAGCATCTTTGGATGCTGATGGTCGGGTCATCAACACTTAA
- a CDS encoding pyruvate dehydrogenase complex dihydrolipoamide acetyltransferase encodes MTDILMPALSPTMEEGILAKWHVKVGDSVSAGDVIAEIETDKATMEVEAVDEGTIEAILIEAGTEGVKVNTPIARLAGEGGSAAPAPQKAAEPAKTEAPKAEVAPVAAAAPVSAPAASSGARVAASPLARRLAEINKLDLKLLKGTGPHGRVIKRDIEDALKTGAGKAGSAPAIAAASEPRKAQSLEQLGIAPGSYDLVPLDGMRKVIARRLTDSFRDIPHFPLTIDIEIDNLLAARAKINTALESQGVKVSVNDIVIKAVALALKQVPEANASFTTEGIAMHHNADIAMAVAIDGGLITPIIRKAETKSLAQIAKETKDLAARARDRKLKPEEFQGGTFSVSNLGMFGIKQFASIINEPQGCILSVGTGEQRPVVKGGQLAVATVMTVTLTCDHRVVDGSIGAKYITALKDLLQDPIKMLA; translated from the coding sequence ATGACTGATATTCTGATGCCGGCCCTTTCGCCTACGATGGAAGAGGGCATTCTGGCGAAGTGGCACGTTAAGGTTGGAGACAGCGTCTCCGCCGGTGACGTGATTGCTGAAATTGAAACCGATAAGGCGACGATGGAAGTCGAAGCCGTCGACGAAGGCACTATCGAAGCCATCCTGATTGAGGCTGGCACCGAAGGCGTCAAGGTCAATACGCCGATTGCGCGTTTGGCAGGTGAGGGTGGTTCTGCCGCACCGGCGCCTCAAAAGGCGGCTGAGCCAGCCAAAACCGAAGCTCCCAAGGCGGAAGTGGCTCCAGTAGCGGCGGCTGCCCCGGTATCAGCTCCGGCGGCATCATCTGGTGCGCGGGTGGCGGCATCGCCCTTGGCGCGACGCTTGGCTGAGATCAATAAGCTTGATCTCAAACTGCTCAAAGGCACGGGCCCACATGGCCGCGTGATCAAGCGCGATATCGAAGACGCCCTGAAAACCGGCGCTGGTAAAGCCGGGTCAGCACCTGCGATTGCCGCTGCCAGTGAACCGCGTAAGGCCCAAAGCCTTGAGCAACTGGGCATCGCACCGGGTTCCTATGACCTCGTGCCGCTGGATGGCATGCGCAAAGTTATCGCGCGTCGCCTGACCGACAGCTTCCGTGATATTCCGCACTTCCCGCTGACGATCGATATCGAAATCGACAATCTGCTGGCTGCCCGTGCCAAGATAAACACGGCGCTGGAATCGCAAGGTGTTAAGGTTTCGGTCAACGACATCGTCATAAAGGCGGTAGCACTGGCGCTTAAGCAAGTACCAGAAGCCAATGCGTCCTTCACAACCGAAGGCATTGCCATGCATCACAATGCCGATATTGCTATGGCTGTGGCGATTGATGGCGGGCTTATTACCCCGATCATCCGCAAGGCCGAGACCAAATCCTTGGCGCAAATTGCCAAGGAAACTAAAGATCTCGCCGCGCGCGCCCGTGACCGTAAACTGAAACCCGAAGAATTCCAGGGCGGCACATTCTCTGTATCCAATCTGGGTATGTTTGGTATCAAGCAATTTGCCTCGATCATCAACGAACCACAAGGCTGTATCCTGTCTGTCGGAACTGGTGAACAGCGCCCGGTCGTCAAGGGCGGTCAGTTAGCCGTGGCCACCGTCATGACCGTGACTTTGACTTGCGATCACCGCGTCGTCGATGGCTCGATTGGTGCGAAGTACATCACGGCGCTAAAGGATCTGTTGCAAGATCCGATTAAGATGCTGGCATAA
- a CDS encoding pyruvate dehydrogenase complex E1 component subunit beta, with amino-acid sequence MTDILMPALSPTMEEGTLSKWLVKAGDTVSAGDVIAEIETDKATMEVEAVDEGQIEEILIEAGTEGVKVNTPIARLAGGDNAAKAPAKSEAPTVQAVIEDKPAEAAAPAKPELRDPEFPEGTPMVKITVRDALRDAMAEEMRRDEKVFLMGEEVAQYQGAYKVSRGLLEEFGDRRVIDTPITEMGFAGVGAGAAMAGLKPIIEFMTFNFAMQAIDHILNSSAKTLYMSGGQIKSSIVYRGPNGAAARVGAQHSQDYSAWYANIPGLKVIAPYDAADAKGLLKAAIRDPNPVVFLEHEMMYGLEFEIPAVEDFVLPIGKAKIQREGKDVTIVAHSRMVGFALKAAEQLADEGIDAEVVNLRTLRPLDTDTVIASVKKTNRLVTVEEGWGPCGVGAEIAARVTADAFDDLDAPPARVHQEDVPMPYAANLEALTVPSVEKIIAAVKQVSYK; translated from the coding sequence ATGACTGATATTTTAATGCCCGCGCTCTCACCGACTATGGAAGAGGGCACACTATCAAAGTGGCTGGTTAAGGCGGGCGATACCGTCTCGGCTGGCGACGTGATTGCTGAAATTGAAACCGATAAGGCGACGATGGAAGTCGAAGCCGTCGACGAAGGCCAGATCGAAGAAATTCTGATCGAAGCCGGCACTGAAGGAGTCAAGGTCAATACGCCGATCGCGCGTCTGGCTGGCGGTGATAATGCCGCCAAGGCACCGGCGAAGTCAGAGGCTCCCACAGTACAAGCCGTGATTGAGGATAAACCTGCAGAAGCTGCAGCACCGGCCAAGCCTGAGCTTCGCGATCCTGAATTCCCCGAAGGCACACCGATGGTAAAAATTACCGTTCGTGATGCTTTGCGTGACGCTATGGCTGAAGAAATGCGCCGTGACGAAAAGGTTTTCCTGATGGGTGAGGAAGTCGCCCAGTATCAGGGAGCCTATAAGGTCTCGCGCGGCCTGCTGGAAGAATTTGGTGACCGCCGCGTGATCGACACGCCGATTACTGAAATGGGCTTTGCCGGCGTCGGTGCCGGGGCCGCTATGGCTGGATTGAAGCCGATCATCGAGTTCATGACATTCAATTTCGCTATGCAAGCGATCGACCATATTCTGAACTCGTCGGCCAAGACTCTCTATATGTCGGGTGGTCAGATCAAGTCGTCCATCGTCTACCGTGGCCCTAACGGTGCCGCCGCCCGCGTGGGCGCGCAACATTCTCAGGACTATTCGGCGTGGTATGCGAACATCCCCGGTCTTAAGGTCATAGCCCCTTACGACGCGGCCGACGCCAAGGGCCTTCTGAAAGCGGCCATCCGCGATCCGAACCCGGTTGTGTTCCTTGAACATGAAATGATGTACGGTCTTGAGTTCGAAATTCCTGCCGTCGAAGACTTTGTCCTGCCGATCGGCAAGGCCAAGATCCAGCGCGAAGGCAAGGATGTTACCATCGTTGCCCACTCACGCATGGTCGGTTTTGCCCTGAAAGCCGCTGAACAATTAGCGGATGAAGGTATTGATGCCGAAGTCGTCAATCTACGTACCCTGCGTCCGCTGGATACCGACACGGTTATTGCTTCGGTGAAGAAGACCAACCGTCTGGTCACGGTCGAAGAAGGCTGGGGCCCTTGCGGCGTCGGCGCTGAAATCGCTGCCCGCGTGACTGCGGATGCGTTCGACGATCTGGATGCGCCGCCTGCGCGCGTTCATCAGGAGGACGTGCCCATGCCGTATGCTGCCAACCTCGAAGCCCTGACGGTACCGAGCGTTGAGAAAATCATCGCGGCCGTCAAACAAGTCTCGTACAAGTAA
- the pdhA gene encoding pyruvate dehydrogenase (acetyl-transferring) E1 component subunit alpha, translating to MARAAKASDGTQGSNSTPSVNRNTSKDDLLKYYREMLLIRRFEERAGQLYGMGLIGGFCHLYIGQEAVAVGMEAASIDGDQVITGYRDHGHMLAAGMDPKEVMAELTGRIGGSSKGKGGSMHMFDIETGFFGGHGIVGAQVSLGTGLAFADFYKQNGNVSYTYFGDGAANQGQVYESFNMAKLWKLPVVYVIENNEYAMGTSLARASATTELYMRGASFGIPGEQVDGMDVFAVYEAGLRASEHARSGNGPYILEMKTYRYRGHSMSDPAKYRTKEEVDDVKKNRDPIDHIKTMIEQAGVTEDELKVIDNEIKAIVLEAVEFAQTSPEPDPSELYTDVYLEA from the coding sequence ATGGCGCGTGCCGCTAAGGCAAGTGACGGAACCCAAGGTTCCAACTCCACCCCATCTGTGAACCGTAATACGTCCAAAGATGATCTTTTAAAATATTATCGCGAAATGCTGCTGATCCGCCGCTTCGAAGAGCGTGCCGGTCAGCTATATGGCATGGGCCTGATCGGGGGCTTCTGCCACCTGTACATCGGTCAGGAAGCGGTTGCCGTTGGTATGGAGGCGGCCTCGATTGACGGGGATCAGGTTATCACCGGCTACCGTGACCACGGCCATATGCTGGCCGCCGGCATGGACCCGAAAGAAGTTATGGCTGAACTGACCGGCCGTATCGGTGGATCGTCCAAAGGTAAGGGCGGTTCGATGCATATGTTTGACATCGAAACCGGCTTCTTTGGTGGTCACGGGATCGTCGGGGCTCAGGTCTCGCTGGGGACGGGTCTAGCTTTTGCTGACTTCTATAAGCAAAACGGCAATGTCTCCTACACCTACTTTGGTGACGGTGCGGCCAACCAAGGCCAGGTGTATGAAAGCTTCAACATGGCCAAGCTGTGGAAGTTGCCGGTCGTGTATGTGATCGAGAACAACGAATACGCTATGGGCACCAGCCTTGCGCGGGCGTCGGCCACCACTGAGCTTTATATGCGCGGTGCATCGTTTGGCATTCCGGGTGAGCAGGTCGATGGCATGGACGTATTTGCCGTCTATGAAGCCGGTTTGCGCGCGTCTGAGCATGCCCGCTCCGGCAATGGCCCCTACATCCTTGAGATGAAGACCTATCGCTACCGCGGCCACTCCATGTCCGATCCGGCCAAATACCGTACCAAGGAAGAGGTCGATGACGTTAAAAAGAACCGCGATCCGATTGATCATATCAAAACCATGATCGAACAGGCCGGGGTTACCGAGGACGAGCTTAAGGTCATCGATAATGAGATTAAGGCCATCGTCCTGGAAGCTGTGGAATTCGCCCAGACCAGCCCTGAGCCGGACCCGTCCGAGCTTTACACAGATGTCTATCTTGAGGCGTAA
- a CDS encoding FtsB family cell division protein, with translation MFLHLRPYLPTAILSILLAYCCVQFMTGDKGLFSQENRQRDLMVAENKLEKLKSERQDLESRARYLRTDNLSKDLLEERARVILGFGEANEYVIRDQIDKSANS, from the coding sequence GTGTTTTTACACTTGAGACCTTATTTGCCTACCGCAATCCTATCTATATTGTTGGCCTATTGTTGCGTTCAGTTCATGACAGGCGACAAAGGTCTGTTTTCACAAGAAAACAGACAAAGAGACCTCATGGTTGCTGAAAATAAACTTGAAAAGCTCAAATCCGAACGTCAGGATCTTGAGTCACGGGCGCGTTATCTACGCACAGATAATCTTTCAAAGGATTTACTTGAGGAGCGTGCGCGCGTTATTCTCGGCTTCGGTGAAGCTAACGAATATGTGATCCGCGATCAAATCGACAAAAGCGCTAATTCCTGA
- the eno gene encoding phosphopyruvate hydratase codes for MTEIIDIVAREILDSRGNPTVEVDVTLEDGSFGRAAVPSGASTGAHEAVEKRDGDAKRYLGKGVLQAVDAVNTEIFDTLSGFDARDQRRLDQTLINLDGTENKSRLGANAILGVSLATARAAALSSGLPLYKYVGGISARVLPVPLMNIINGGAHADNPIDIQEFMIVPAGAETFSEALRMGAEIFHALKKGLKSAGHNTNVGDEGGFAPNLGSAEEALSFIMKAGEQAGYKAGQDFWLAMDVASTEFFKDGKYVMEGEGKTVDAMGMVEYLAKLAEAFPICSIEDGMAEDDFEGWAALTERLGDSVQLVGDDLFVTNPNRLEMGIVEGLANSILVKVNQIGTLSETLDAVDMAHRAGYTSVMSHRSGETEDSTIADLSVALNCGQIKTGSLARSDRLAKYNQLLRIESQLDIEAVYAGLSVIRS; via the coding sequence ATGACGGAAATCATTGATATTGTTGCGCGTGAAATTCTCGATTCCAGAGGCAATCCGACTGTTGAAGTCGATGTGACCCTGGAAGATGGCTCGTTTGGACGCGCTGCGGTTCCGTCAGGTGCGTCAACCGGCGCCCACGAAGCGGTCGAAAAGCGCGACGGCGATGCCAAGCGCTATCTGGGCAAGGGTGTGTTGCAGGCGGTAGATGCGGTCAACACGGAAATCTTTGACACACTGTCAGGTTTTGATGCGCGCGATCAGCGCCGTCTTGATCAGACCCTGATCAATCTTGATGGTACGGAAAATAAGTCACGCTTGGGCGCCAACGCTATTTTGGGTGTGTCTCTCGCGACTGCCCGTGCGGCCGCCCTGTCATCGGGTCTGCCGCTCTATAAGTATGTGGGCGGTATCTCCGCGCGAGTCCTGCCGGTGCCCCTGATGAACATCATCAATGGTGGCGCCCATGCCGATAATCCGATCGACATTCAGGAGTTCATGATTGTCCCCGCCGGTGCCGAGACCTTCTCGGAGGCTCTGCGTATGGGTGCGGAAATCTTCCACGCTCTTAAAAAAGGTCTGAAGTCCGCCGGCCACAATACCAACGTCGGCGACGAGGGGGGCTTTGCGCCGAACCTTGGGTCGGCCGAAGAAGCATTGTCCTTCATCATGAAGGCCGGTGAGCAGGCCGGTTACAAGGCCGGACAGGATTTCTGGCTGGCTATGGATGTGGCATCGACTGAGTTCTTCAAGGACGGCAAGTACGTCATGGAAGGCGAAGGCAAGACCGTTGATGCGATGGGCATGGTGGAGTATCTGGCCAAGCTGGCTGAGGCCTTCCCGATCTGCTCGATTGAAGATGGCATGGCCGAAGACGATTTCGAGGGCTGGGCAGCCTTGACAGAGCGTCTGGGCGATAGTGTGCAGTTGGTGGGCGATGATTTGTTCGTGACCAACCCCAACCGTCTGGAGATGGGTATTGTCGAGGGATTAGCCAACTCTATCCTAGTTAAGGTCAACCAGATCGGCACCCTGTCGGAAACGCTGGATGCGGTCGATATGGCCCACCGTGCGGGCTACACATCGGTCATGTCTCACCGTTCGGGCGAGACTGAAGATTCGACGATTGCTGACCTGTCGGTGGCGCTCAATTGCGGGCAGATCAAGACAGGATCTCTGGCGCGCTCTGACCGGCTTGCAAAATATAACCAACTGCTTCGCATCGAATCTCAGCTTGATATCGAAGCCGTCTATGCGGGCCTGAGTGTTATTCGCTCTTAA
- a CDS encoding HAD hydrolase-like protein — protein sequence MTIPYTLVIFDFDGTLADSFGWFLDIFDEVADKFGYDRGDRNNLRALRDMGARELLAYHRVPMWKLPMIMTHVRKLQGQHIDRITLFDGIGEVITTLKHQGVKVAVVTSNARDNVETVLGADMATLIDHYACGASLFGKAAKFKALLKTAGTEARCVLSVGDEIRDIEAARVAGFKVGAVSWGFANADRLRRENPDHLFECPQDILAALTTQPGLHPNI from the coding sequence ATGACGATTCCCTACACACTCGTGATTTTTGATTTCGATGGGACGCTGGCTGATTCGTTCGGCTGGTTCCTCGATATCTTTGACGAAGTGGCTGATAAGTTCGGCTATGATCGCGGGGATCGCAATAATCTGAGGGCGCTAAGGGATATGGGCGCGCGTGAGTTGCTGGCCTATCATCGGGTGCCGATGTGGAAGCTGCCCATGATCATGACCCATGTTCGCAAACTTCAGGGACAGCATATAGATCGTATTACCCTGTTTGACGGCATTGGTGAAGTGATCACCACGCTCAAACATCAGGGGGTTAAGGTAGCGGTTGTCACCTCCAATGCACGCGACAACGTAGAAACCGTGTTGGGGGCGGATATGGCCACACTTATCGACCACTATGCCTGCGGGGCCAGCCTGTTCGGTAAGGCGGCGAAGTTTAAGGCTTTGCTAAAGACGGCGGGCACGGAGGCACGCTGTGTCTTGTCGGTCGGGGATGAGATCCGCGATATAGAAGCCGCGCGCGTTGCAGGCTTTAAGGTTGGTGCCGTAAGCTGGGGCTTTGCCAATGCCGATCGACTGCGACGTGAAAACCCGGATCATTTGTTTGAATGCCCGCAAGATATATTGGCTGCCCTCACAACGCAGCCAGGCTTACATCCCAATATATGA